The Tissierellales bacterium genome includes the window TGCCGAAAAAAGACGGGAAATTCGAAGAGATGAAAAATTAAAGGCAAATTATAAAGTTTCATTAGATGATTTATTTGAGCAAATTAAAGAAGGGGAAGTTAAAGAATTAAGTGTAATAATTAAAGCGGATGTAAGAGGTTCTATTGAGGCTATTAATCAAACTTTAATGCAATTAGAAACTGATGAGGTTAAAATAAATATTATACATGGTGGAGTTGGTGGTATAACAGAAAGTGACGTAATGTTGGCTGCAGCATCTAATGCAATAGTTATAGGTTTTAATGTAAGACCGACTCTTACTGCAATAGATTTATCTAAAAGAGAAAATGTTGATGTTAGGACCTATAGAGTTATATATGATGCTATTGAAGATATAAAATCTGCTATTTTAGGAATGCATGAACCTAAAATTGTAGAAGAAGTTATTGGTAGAGCGGAAGTGAGAGCTACTTTTAAGGTGCCACAAATTGGTACTGTTGCAGGCATTTATGTACAGCAAGGTAAGGTTACTAGAAATAGTAAAGTTAGGTTACTAAGAGATAATATAGTTATACATGAAGGAGATGTTTCATCATTAAAAAGGTTTAAAGATGATGTTAGAGAAGTAACTACAGGCTATGAAAGTGGACTGGGAATTGAAAATTACAATGATATTAAAGAAGGAGATATAATAGAAGCTTATATATTAAAAGAAGTAAGAAGATAGAGGTGTACTTTAATGAAAACAAAAAGGTTAAATAGAATTTCTGAAGAGATAAAAAAAGTTACTGCGGAGATAATAAATTATGAATTAAAGGATCCAAGAATTAATAATATGACTAGCGTAACAAGGGTAGATGTTACTAATGATCTTAGCTATGCAAATATTTATATTAGTGTTCTTGGTGACGATTTAGAGAAAGAAAAAACTTTGGAAGGGTTAGAAAGTGCAAAAGGTTTTATAAGACGAGAAATAGGTAATAGAGTTGAACTAAGATATTTACCTGAACCTGTTTTTCATATAGATAAATCAATAGAGCAAGGAATATATATATCTAAATTAATAGATAAAGTTAATAAGGAAGATAAAGAAAAAAGGAGCAAATAATATGTCTAAAAACCTAGAACAGTTATTATCTAGTGGAATAGAGATTATTAATAATAGTGAAAATATTTATATTGGCTCTCATATAAATCCTGATGGGGATAATATAGGTTCTTTATTAGCATTAGGCATGGCTTTAAAGGAGATGAATAAAACTGTTCATCTTGTAAAGGTAGATAGTATACCAAAGGATTATCAATTTTTACCTAATGTGCACCTTATTAGTGAGCCTACACAAGATGAAGAATTTGATTTATTTATAGCTTTAGATTGTAGTGATTTAGATAGATTAGGTTCTGGAAAAGAAATTGCACTTAAGGCTAATAAAATATTAAATATTGATCATCATATAACAAATGATAATTTCGGCCATATTAATATGGTTTTCCCACCTGCCAGTTCAACTGGAGAAATAGTTTATTATTTGATTAAAAAACTTAATATACCCATAAATAGAGATGTAGCAGAATGTTTATATGTGGCTATCTCAACTGATACTGGTAGTTTTATGTATGATAGCACAAGTTCTAATACCCATAGAGTAGCAGCAGACTTATTGGATAAGGGTATCAATTTAAATAAGATAACTACTCAATTATATCAAAGTAGGAGTCTAGAGAGAACACGGCTTTTTATAGAAGCCTTAAAGAATTTAAATCTTTATTATGATGGAAAAGTTGGTACTATTAAAATTACTCAAAAAATGCTAAAGGATAATAAGGCTACAATGGAAGATACGGAAGGTATAATATCCTTTATTAGAGATATAGAAAATATAGAGGTTGCCTGTATTTTAAAAGAATATGACAAGAAAGAAATTAAATTAAGTCTTCGTTCTAAAAAATATCTAGATGTTTCAAAAGTATGTTTAGAGTTCAGTGGTGGTGGACATAAAAGAGCTGCAGGCTGTACTATTTTTAAGGATATAGAAGAGGCAGAAGAAAGTGTTCTAAATAGTATAAAGGGCTATTTAAGGTAATGAATATGGATGGAATTTTGAATATTTATAAACCACCAGGTATGACTTCTTTTGATGTAGTATCTATTGTAAGAAGGGAATTGAAAATAAAAAAGGTTGGACATACGGGAACCCTTGACCCTATGGCCAGTGGAGTTTTGGTATTGTGTACTGGAAAGGCTACTAAAATAAGTCAATATATATTAGGATCAAAAAAATCTTATATTGGAGAGTTAACCTTAGGCTATGAAACTGATACACAGGATTTAGAGGGAAAGGTTTTAAAGCATTCTAAGAAAAAAGTAAGTAGTAAGGATATATCTGAAGTTTTCAATAGTTTTAAGGGAGAATTAAGTCAGATACCTCCTATGTATTCAGCAGTTAGGTTTAAAGGCAAGAAACTTTATGAATTAGCTCGAGAAGGAAAAGTTGTAGAAAGAAAGTCTAGAAAGGTAACTATTTATAACTTAGACATACTAGAAATAGATGAAAATAATAAGGTGCTATTTGGTGTAGAATGTTCCGCTGGTACTTATATAAGAACTTTGTGTAATGATATAGGCTATAAATTAGGAACTTATGGATATATGTCTTATTTAACCAGAACTAGTGTTAGTAATTTTAAAATTGAGGATTCTATAGGGCTTAATTCTATTAAGGGAAAGAATAAAGACTCTATAAGATCTTTAATACTTCCTATTGATAAGGGTTTAGTAAATTATCCTAATATTATACTAGAGGATAAATATTATAGTAAAATTGTAAATGGAGTAATGATTCCTGTTGAGAATTTAAATATAGATTATAATTACAATGATATTTTAAAAGTTTATAGTGAAGAAAATTTTTTAGGTCTAGGTAAAATTATTAAAAGGGATGGACAAGAATTATTAAAAATGATTAGAGTCCTAGTATAAAGGTGATAATATAATGAAAATAATTAGTGTAAATAATACCTTATACAATGAAGAGGTAGCTATTGTCTTAGGAGATTTTGATGGCCTACATATTGGTCATCAGGCTCTAATAAATACTGTAAAAGAAGAAGCTAAAATTAATAATATAAAAAGTTCTGTATTATTTTTTCAAAATCATACCCGTCTTATTACTAGAAAGGATAAAGATTTAACTTTATTAAGTGATAATGAACAAAAATTATCTATTCTTCAAGATTTAGATATTGATACTGTATATACTATAGATTTTAACGAAGAGTTAATGTCCTTATCTGGTGAGGAGTTTGTAAAGAAAATATTACTAGATAAATTAAATACAAAAGTTGTAGTTGTTGGTTTTAATTATAAATTTGGGCATAAGGCTTCTTGTGATGCAGATACTCTTAGAGAACTTGGTGAGAAATATGGCTTTAAAGTAGTTGTAGTTAATCCTGTTTGTATAGATGGGGAGTTAATAAGTAGTACCCTTATTAGAAAGCTTATAAAAGAGGGTAATATATTAAAAGTAAATAATCTTTTAGGAAGAAACTATTCAAT containing:
- a CDS encoding bifunctional oligoribonuclease/PAP phosphatase NrnA, translating into MSKNLEQLLSSGIEIINNSENIYIGSHINPDGDNIGSLLALGMALKEMNKTVHLVKVDSIPKDYQFLPNVHLISEPTQDEEFDLFIALDCSDLDRLGSGKEIALKANKILNIDHHITNDNFGHINMVFPPASSTGEIVYYLIKKLNIPINRDVAECLYVAISTDTGSFMYDSTSSNTHRVAADLLDKGINLNKITTQLYQSRSLERTRLFIEALKNLNLYYDGKVGTIKITQKMLKDNKATMEDTEGIISFIRDIENIEVACILKEYDKKEIKLSLRSKKYLDVSKVCLEFSGGGHKRAAGCTIFKDIEEAEESVLNSIKGYLR
- a CDS encoding EF-Tu/IF-2/RF-3 family GTPase, whose translation is NDNGERVKTATPSIPVMILGLSEVPNAGEMLYATEDEKLAKDFAEKRREIRRDEKLKANYKVSLDDLFEQIKEGEVKELSVIIKADVRGSIEAINQTLMQLETDEVKINIIHGGVGGITESDVMLAAASNAIVIGFNVRPTLTAIDLSKRENVDVRTYRVIYDAIEDIKSAILGMHEPKIVEEVIGRAEVRATFKVPQIGTVAGIYVQQGKVTRNSKVRLLRDNIVIHEGDVSSLKRFKDDVREVTTGYESGLGIENYNDIKEGDIIEAYILKEVRR
- the rbfA gene encoding 30S ribosome-binding factor RbfA, with translation MKTKRLNRISEEIKKVTAEIINYELKDPRINNMTSVTRVDVTNDLSYANIYISVLGDDLEKEKTLEGLESAKGFIRREIGNRVELRYLPEPVFHIDKSIEQGIYISKLIDKVNKEDKEKRSK
- the truB gene encoding tRNA pseudouridine(55) synthase TruB; the encoded protein is MNIYKPPGMTSFDVVSIVRRELKIKKVGHTGTLDPMASGVLVLCTGKATKISQYILGSKKSYIGELTLGYETDTQDLEGKVLKHSKKKVSSKDISEVFNSFKGELSQIPPMYSAVRFKGKKLYELAREGKVVERKSRKVTIYNLDILEIDENNKVLFGVECSAGTYIRTLCNDIGYKLGTYGYMSYLTRTSVSNFKIEDSIGLNSIKGKNKDSIRSLILPIDKGLVNYPNIILEDKYYSKIVNGVMIPVENLNIDYNYNDILKVYSEENFLGLGKIIKRDGQELLKMIRVLV
- a CDS encoding bifunctional riboflavin kinase/FAD synthetase; the encoded protein is MKIISVNNTLYNEEVAIVLGDFDGLHIGHQALINTVKEEAKINNIKSSVLFFQNHTRLITRKDKDLTLLSDNEQKLSILQDLDIDTVYTIDFNEELMSLSGEEFVKKILLDKLNTKVVVVGFNYKFGHKASCDADTLRELGEKYGFKVVVVNPVCIDGELISSTLIRKLIKEGNILKVNNLLGRNYSIKGEVIDGHKRGGRLGFPTANLKMDHNFTMPKFGVYKTNTIIDNEEYLSVTSVGINPTYNEKDIKIETHIIDFEKNIYGKKIEISFLEYMRDEIKFNTEKELIEQINEDIKYAKMK